One genomic window of Eggerthella timonensis includes the following:
- a CDS encoding DUF308 domain-containing protein encodes MPAPHIVTTFRQRSKPAKVSVIALLLLPLIGLGCVLLPGDIVHALPYVLGVVMTVSGVASIAAGVRSRRIEGGRHSIGTGLVMSVVGVVAFLQGSDSINYIGVIWGVLGLLKAAHGFDDALRHAAAHERFAFILAFAVFNLVVSVLLVLNPFANIDHHIIVLGVELLAYPFRLVLTKQGTRVEADAA; translated from the coding sequence ATGCCCGCTCCGCATATCGTCACGACGTTCCGGCAGCGCAGCAAGCCGGCCAAGGTATCGGTGATCGCACTGTTGCTGCTGCCGCTCATCGGCTTGGGATGCGTGCTGCTCCCCGGCGACATCGTGCACGCGCTGCCGTATGTGCTGGGCGTCGTCATGACGGTTTCGGGCGTCGCAAGCATCGCAGCGGGCGTGCGGTCGCGTCGCATTGAAGGCGGCAGGCACAGTATCGGAACGGGGCTGGTCATGAGCGTGGTTGGCGTGGTCGCGTTCCTGCAAGGAAGCGATTCCATCAACTACATCGGCGTCATCTGGGGCGTATTGGGCCTGCTGAAAGCCGCGCACGGGTTCGACGACGCGCTGCGCCATGCCGCTGCGCACGAGCGGTTCGCGTTTATCTTGGCGTTCGCCGTGTTCAACCTCGTGGTGTCGGTGCTGCTCGTGCTCAACCCGTTCGCGAACATCGACCACCATATCATCGTACTGGGCGTGGAGCTGTTGGCGTACCCCTTCCGACTCGTGCTGACGAAGCAGGGAACGCGCGTGGAAGCGGATGCCGCCTAG
- a CDS encoding ATP-binding protein gives MKKVSSRKHDRLGRVLDSDPVYLIAALVLMALLVSFYAVLLVNMNAIDTKTEDLKEHPYAVTVAAGRSETLLMQVRTLDDRLAFARTPETIASVKSEFASIDQDLRQAIEVIERRHRGNPDKADALASSYDEFRTQQEQLIAISLSEASDETIARFLATAIDPRIDEMLELNTDIIDAASQSFDQLYTTVNETRQDAIFTATVLMAAVMISLVLFFMVISRKNRQQEGLQESLRRAVDSAQEANEAKSRFISNVSHDIRTPLTAIMGLTDIALEHVDERERVMESLEKVQLSSHHLLNLVNDVLDMSKIESGQIDLATKPFDVHAVVETLGSMVRPQADSKHLAFTVTHVDVDDGLVLGDEMHVNQVLINLLGNAVKYTEPNGMVNFGVEELRGDEREAYAAQHGISLKPTSRDEFEMRVRLIRFIVEDDGIGMSKEFMSRMFDPFEREDVPTRLSVEGTGLGMSIVKNLADLMGGSVRVESERGRGSRFTLVLPFESCAGEACELRLEESIETERPNAVDVDAPCIWPNVRVLLAEDNEIVGEIAEEIIASTGATVERAWNGLDVLDQLEGAPEDRFDLIFMDIQMPGMDGLEAARIVVDRYREAGRERPPIIATTANAYEEDRQRAFDAGMDGFAVKPIGKSEICHLFATFVTGKSDE, from the coding sequence ATGAAGAAGGTTTCATCGCGGAAGCATGATCGTCTCGGGCGTGTGCTCGACTCGGATCCGGTCTACCTTATTGCGGCTCTCGTGCTCATGGCGCTGCTCGTGTCGTTCTACGCCGTGCTGTTGGTGAACATGAACGCCATCGACACGAAAACCGAGGACTTGAAGGAGCACCCCTACGCGGTGACGGTGGCCGCCGGCCGATCCGAGACGTTGCTCATGCAGGTGCGCACGCTGGACGACCGCTTGGCGTTCGCGCGCACGCCCGAGACCATCGCCAGCGTCAAATCGGAGTTCGCCTCCATCGATCAAGATCTGCGGCAAGCTATCGAAGTGATCGAACGGCGTCATCGTGGCAATCCCGATAAGGCTGACGCGCTGGCGAGCAGCTACGATGAATTCCGCACCCAGCAGGAGCAGCTTATCGCGATAAGCCTGAGCGAAGCGAGCGACGAGACGATCGCGCGATTCCTCGCCACCGCCATCGATCCGCGCATCGACGAGATGCTCGAACTCAATACCGACATCATCGACGCTGCCTCCCAATCGTTCGATCAGCTGTACACGACAGTCAACGAGACGCGCCAGGACGCCATATTCACGGCGACGGTGCTCATGGCGGCCGTGATGATTTCCCTGGTGCTGTTCTTCATGGTGATCAGCCGCAAGAATCGCCAGCAAGAGGGGTTGCAGGAGAGCTTGCGTCGTGCGGTTGATTCGGCTCAGGAAGCGAACGAGGCGAAATCGCGTTTCATATCGAACGTCTCGCACGATATCCGCACCCCGCTCACGGCCATAATGGGCCTGACCGACATCGCCCTCGAGCATGTCGACGAACGAGAGCGCGTAATGGAGAGTTTGGAGAAGGTGCAGCTTTCATCGCACCACCTGCTCAACCTTGTGAACGACGTGCTGGATATGAGCAAGATCGAAAGCGGGCAGATCGACCTGGCGACGAAGCCGTTCGACGTGCACGCTGTGGTGGAAACGCTCGGTTCCATGGTGCGGCCGCAAGCCGATTCGAAGCACCTCGCGTTCACCGTCACGCACGTCGATGTGGACGACGGCCTCGTGCTGGGCGATGAGATGCATGTGAACCAGGTGCTTATCAACCTGCTTGGCAATGCGGTGAAGTACACCGAGCCGAACGGAATGGTGAATTTCGGCGTGGAAGAGCTGAGGGGCGACGAGCGTGAAGCATACGCCGCGCAGCATGGCATTTCGCTGAAGCCGACTAGCCGCGACGAGTTCGAGATGCGCGTGCGATTGATCCGCTTCATCGTGGAGGATGACGGCATCGGCATGTCGAAGGAGTTCATGTCGCGCATGTTCGACCCGTTCGAGCGCGAGGATGTTCCCACGCGGCTGTCCGTGGAGGGCACGGGACTCGGCATGTCCATCGTGAAGAACCTGGCCGACCTGATGGGCGGCTCCGTGCGGGTGGAAAGCGAGCGCGGCCGCGGATCGCGCTTCACGCTGGTGCTGCCGTTCGAATCCTGCGCGGGCGAGGCGTGCGAACTGCGGCTGGAGGAATCCATCGAGACCGAGCGCCCCAACGCGGTCGACGTGGACGCGCCCTGCATTTGGCCGAACGTGCGCGTGCTGCTAGCGGAGGACAACGAGATCGTCGGCGAGATAGCCGAGGAGATCATCGCTTCCACGGGCGCTACGGTGGAACGCGCGTGGAACGGGTTAGACGTCCTCGATCAGTTGGAGGGCGCTCCCGAGGATCGCTTCGACCTCATCTTCATGGACATCCAAATGCCGGGCATGGACGGGCTCGAGGCCGCGCGCATCGTCGTGGACCGCTACCGAGAGGCGGGTCGCGAGCGGCCTCCCATCATCGCGACCACGGCGAACGCCTACGAGGAGGATCGGCAGCGCGCGTTCGATGCCGGGATGGACGGGTTCGCGGTGAAGCCCATCGGGAAAAGCGAGATCTGCCATCTCTTCGCGACGTTCGTGACGGGAAAGAGCGACGAATAG
- a CDS encoding LemA family protein gives MSIPLIIILVIVVVLVVAVIGLYNNLVKLRNMVDNAWAQIDVQLQRRLDLIPNLVETVKGYAAHESGTLEEVTKARTAVMNAPTPEGKMQADGILTGALKNLFAVAEAYPDLKANTNFQQLQAELSNTEDKISYMRQSFNDTVMKYNTAIQTFPAVLIAGMMGFKERDSFDATAGAEVAPKVQF, from the coding sequence ATGAGCATCCCATTGATCATCATCCTCGTCATCGTCGTCGTGTTGGTTGTGGCCGTGATCGGGCTGTACAACAACCTCGTCAAACTGCGCAACATGGTGGACAACGCCTGGGCGCAGATCGACGTGCAGTTGCAGCGCCGTCTCGACCTCATTCCGAATCTCGTCGAAACCGTCAAGGGCTATGCCGCCCACGAAAGCGGCACGCTCGAAGAGGTCACCAAAGCGCGCACCGCCGTCATGAACGCGCCCACGCCCGAGGGCAAGATGCAGGCCGACGGCATTCTCACCGGCGCGCTGAAGAACCTGTTCGCCGTGGCCGAGGCCTACCCGGACCTCAAGGCGAACACGAACTTCCAGCAGCTCCAGGCTGAGCTTTCCAACACCGAAGACAAGATCAGCTACATGCGCCAAAGCTTCAACGACACCGTCATGAAGTATAACACGGCCATCCAGACGTTCCCCGCCGTGTTGATCGCCGGCATGATGGGCTTCAAGGAGCGCGATAGCTTCGATGCGACGGCCGGTGCGGAAGTCGCTCCCAAGGTGCAGTTCTAA